Proteins encoded in a region of the Oncorhynchus keta strain PuntledgeMale-10-30-2019 unplaced genomic scaffold, Oket_V2 Un_contig_14122_pilon_pilon, whole genome shotgun sequence genome:
- the LOC127918410 gene encoding hatching enzyme 1.2-like — MEQSPSLTLLLLLLLGLSQANPLMEDGSGPEILTDNPEAVDITERILTTNNGSSQFLLEGDMVAPTTRNAMICYSAGCFWNKGSNGLVEVPYTVSSSFSSSDKQGIENALRAFPSKTCIRFVPRQNQVDFISYEPRDGCWSSLGRVGGQQTVSLQMNGCVYFGIIQHETLHALGFQHEQTRSDREKYVKINWSNIDSNNAYNFDKQNTNNLNTPYDYSSVMHYGKTAFSVNGMDTITPIPNPNVPIGQRQGLSTTDILRINRLYGC; from the exons ATGGAGCAAAGCCCCTCTCTcaccctgctgctgctgctgctgctgggcctCTCTCAGGCCAACCCTCTCATGGAGGATGGAAGTGGACCAGAGATCCTAACAGACAACCCTGAGGCTGTAGACATCACTGAGAGAATTCTGACCACTAATAACGGCTCCAGTCAGTTCCTGTTGGAGGGGGACATGGTGGCACCAACAACCAGAAACGCCATGATTTGCTATAG TGCAGGGTGCTTCTGGAACAAAGGCTCCAACGGACTGGTTGAAGTGCCCTACACAGTGAGCAGTAGCTTCAGTTCCTCTGACAAGCAGGGCATTGAAAACGCCCTCCGGGCCTTCCCTTCCAAGACCTGCATTCGCTTCGTGCCTCGGCAGAATCAGGTTGACTTCATCAGCTATGAGCCCAGAGACGGGTGCTGGTCCTCTCTTGGGAGAGTGGGAGGCCAACAGACGGTCTCTCTCCAAATGAACGGGTGTGTTTACTTCGGCATCATTCAGCACGAGACTCTCCACGCTCTGGGCTTCCAACACGAACAAACCAGAAGCGACCGTGAGAAGTATGTCAAGATCAACTGGAGTAACATCGACTCTAACAATGCCTACAACTTTGATAAACAAAACACCAACAACCTGAACACTCCCTATGACTACAGCTCTGTCATGCACTATGGAAAAACAGCCTTCTCTGTCAACGGGATGGACACCATCACCCCCATCCCCAACCCCAACGTGCCCATCGGCCAGAGACAGGGGTTGTCCACCACGGACATCCTGAGGATCAACAGACTCTACGGCTGCTGA